In the genome of Acidimicrobiales bacterium, one region contains:
- a CDS encoding YcnI family protein: MTTRTARLGLGLLAAGALALGLATPAGAHVTADKDTVPAGGSTTLSFTVGHGCEDSPTRQIAVQVPEGVLNAAPQVLAGWDVEATETALDEPVESSHGEPQTERVSEITWTAQDGNELDPHFRQVFTIGFTAPEEVGQRLQFGVIQTCVEGETAWIEDTPEGGEEPESPAPFVTVGEAEAGDGHDATEPADDGDAATSSDAEAAAGTPASSTGSDDGDDSDGGTNGLAIAGIVLGLLGLAAGGTALLRSRPAS; this comes from the coding sequence ATGACCACCCGCACCGCCCGCCTGGGGCTCGGCCTGCTCGCCGCCGGGGCCCTGGCCCTGGGCCTGGCCACCCCGGCCGGGGCCCACGTCACCGCGGACAAGGACACCGTGCCGGCCGGCGGCTCGACCACCCTCTCGTTCACGGTGGGCCACGGCTGCGAGGACTCGCCCACCCGCCAGATCGCGGTCCAGGTCCCCGAGGGCGTCCTCAACGCCGCGCCCCAGGTCCTGGCCGGCTGGGACGTCGAGGCCACCGAGACGGCGCTGGACGAGCCGGTGGAGAGCAGCCACGGCGAGCCCCAGACCGAGCGCGTCTCGGAGATCACCTGGACGGCCCAGGACGGCAACGAGCTCGACCCCCACTTCCGCCAGGTGTTCACCATCGGGTTCACGGCCCCCGAGGAGGTGGGCCAGCGCCTCCAGTTCGGCGTGATCCAGACCTGCGTCGAGGGGGAGACGGCCTGGATCGAGGACACCCCCGAGGGCGGTGAGGAGCCCGAGAGCCCGGCGCCCTTCGTCACCGTGGGAGAGGCCGAGGCCGGCGACGGCCACGACGCCACCGAACCGGCCGACGACGGCGACGCCGCCACCAGCAGCGACGCCGAGGCGGCGGCCGGTACCCCGGCCTCCTCCACCGGGTCGGACGACGGTGACGACAGCGACGGCGGCACGAACGGCCTGGCCATCGCCGGGATCGTGCTGGGCCTGCTGGGCCTGGCCGCCGGGGGCACCGCCCTGCTGCGGAGCCGCCCCGCCTCCTGA